Part of the Erwinia amylovora genome is shown below.
GCACAGATCGCCGATACGCTGGAAGCCAAACATCGAGTAATAGATATAGAACGGGATCATTGGCAGATTGTTGGTGCTGTAAGACGTTGCCGCCGCCAGCCACGATGCGCCTGCACCCAGTTCATTAATGCCTTCCTGCAGGATCTGACCTTTCTCGTCTTCTTTATAGTAAGCAACCTGCTCACGATCCTGCGGCGTGTACTGCTGGCCATTCGGGCTGTAGATACCGATCTGGCGGAACAAACCTTCCATGCCGAAGGTACGCGCTTCGTCGGCGATGATCGGCACCAGGCGATCTTTGATCGACGGGTTCTTCAGCATCACGTTCAGGGCGCGCACGAAGGCGATTGTGGTTGAGATCTCTTTGTTCTGCTCATCCAGCAGCTGACGGAAATCTTCCAGCGCCGGCATTTCCAGCTTCTCGCTGAATGTCGCTTCACGCGTTGGCAGGTAACCACCCAGCTTCTCACGCTGACCGTGCAGATAGTTGTATTCGTCTGAACCTTTTTCGAACGTCACATACGGCAGTTTTTCGATGTTGGCATCGTCAACCGGCACGTTGAAGCGATCGCGGATGTAGCGCACGCCATCCATGTTCATTTTCTTCACCTGGTGAGCAATGTTTTTGCCCTCCGCGGTTTCACCCATGCCGTAACCTTTAACGGTATGCGCGAGGATCACCACCGGCTTACCTTTGGTGTCCTGCGCTTTTTTCAGCGCGGCATAGATTTTCTTCGGATCGTGGCCGCCACGGTTCAGTGACCAGATCTCGTCGTCGGTCATATCTTTTACCAGCTCGGCGGTTTCCGCATAGCGACCGAAGAAGTGCTCACGAACGTAGGCACCGTTTTTCGATTTGAAGGTCTGATAATCACCGTCAACGGTTTCGTTCATCAGCTGGATCAGTTTACCGCTGGTATCTTTGCGCAGCAGCTCGTCCCAACGGCCGCCCCAGATAACTTTGATCACTTCCCAACCGGCGCCGCCAAAGATGCCGTCCAGTTCGTTGATGATCTTGCCGTTACCGGTAACCGGGCCGTCAAGGCGCTGCAGGTTACAGTTGATGATGAACACCAGGTTATCCAGTTTTTCACGGGTGGCGATGGTGATCGCCCCTTTGGATTCCGGCTCGTCCATCTCTCCGTCACCCAGGAAGGCGTAAACGGTCTGGGCAGAAGTGTCTTTCAGGCCACGATGTTCCAGGTATTTCAGGAATTTAGCCTGATAGATCGCCCCCAGCGGGCCAAGGCCCATAGAAACGGTCGGGAACTGCCAGAAGTCAGGCATCAGTTTAGGGTGCGGGTAAGAGGACAGGCCTTTACCGTGCACTTCCTGACGGAAGTTGTTCATCTGCTCTTCAGTCAGACGGCCTTCAAGGAAGGCGCGGGCATAGACACCCGGAGAAATGTGGCCCTGGAAGTAAACCAGATCGCCGCCGTCTTTGTCGGTGCGCGCACGGAAGAAGTGGTTGAAGCACACCTCATATACGGTGGCAGAAGACTGGAAGGAGGACATGTGACCACCCAGTTCCAGATCTTTTTTCGACGCGCGCAGAACGGTCATGATCGCATTCCAGCGGATAGCGGAACGGATGCGGCGCTCTAAAGAAGCGTTGCCAGGGTATTCCGGCTCATCTTCAACGGCAATAGAGTTGATATAGTGGCTGGCGGACGCACCGGCAGCCACTTTAACGCCGCCTTTACGTGCTCCGCTCAGTACCTGGTCGATCAGATACTGTGCGCGCTCAACACCTTCTTCACGGATGACCGACTCGATCGCTTCTAACCAGTCGCGAGTTTCCATCGGATCCACGTCATTGATTAAACGTTCTGACATGGGGGTATTCCTTATCTGTGTCTAATTTCGTTGAATTGTCTGGAACCTGTCTCTCTGTGCTCTGATTGACTGCAAAGCACGGGGAGACAGGCCCTTCGTGGGTAACATACCTTTATCAGGTACGCTTCGCGTTTTTAGCTACGCGTTAGTCCTTACGTTGCTGTAAACGGCGCAGGGAGCGTTCTCTGCGGCTTTGCTCCCGGCTTCTGTCCAGCAATACTTCCTCGATAAACGCCAGATGGCGGTGTGAGGCTTCACGCGCCCTTTCCGGCTCGCGTGCCACAATCGCCGTAAAAATGCTGGCGCGATGTTCGCTCACCCGCACCAGCATTTCACGGCGCGAAT
Proteins encoded:
- the aceE gene encoding pyruvate dehydrogenase (acetyl-transferring), homodimeric type produces the protein MSERLINDVDPMETRDWLEAIESVIREEGVERAQYLIDQVLSGARKGGVKVAAGASASHYINSIAVEDEPEYPGNASLERRIRSAIRWNAIMTVLRASKKDLELGGHMSSFQSSATVYEVCFNHFFRARTDKDGGDLVYFQGHISPGVYARAFLEGRLTEEQMNNFRQEVHGKGLSSYPHPKLMPDFWQFPTVSMGLGPLGAIYQAKFLKYLEHRGLKDTSAQTVYAFLGDGEMDEPESKGAITIATREKLDNLVFIINCNLQRLDGPVTGNGKIINELDGIFGGAGWEVIKVIWGGRWDELLRKDTSGKLIQLMNETVDGDYQTFKSKNGAYVREHFFGRYAETAELVKDMTDDEIWSLNRGGHDPKKIYAALKKAQDTKGKPVVILAHTVKGYGMGETAEGKNIAHQVKKMNMDGVRYIRDRFNVPVDDANIEKLPYVTFEKGSDEYNYLHGQREKLGGYLPTREATFSEKLEMPALEDFRQLLDEQNKEISTTIAFVRALNVMLKNPSIKDRLVPIIADEARTFGMEGLFRQIGIYSPNGQQYTPQDREQVAYYKEDEKGQILQEGINELGAGASWLAAATSYSTNNLPMIPFYIYYSMFGFQRIGDLCWAAGDQQARGFLVGGTSGRTTLNGEGLQHEDGHSHIQSLTIPNCISYDPAYAYEVAVIMHDGLVRMYGEAQENIYYYITTLNENYHMPAMPQGAEEGIRKGIYKLDTLEGSKGKVQLLGSGSILRHVREAAEILAKDYGVGSDVYSVTSFTELARDGQDCERWNMLHPTEEARVPYIAQVMNDAPAVASTDYMKLFAEQVRSFIPASDYRVLGTDGFGRSDSRENLRHHFEVDASYVVVAALGELAKRGEIDKKVVADAIAKFDIDADKVNPRLA